In Marasmius oreades isolate 03SP1 chromosome 3, whole genome shotgun sequence, a single window of DNA contains:
- a CDS encoding uncharacterized protein (MEROPS:MER0024827) → MASSSSSSSNYLQRTPSSIAELAQKARNNPLRENQSLKYYLKHAESNRREAFKFAEAGDLESAFIFFARTASLVLETLPSHPDYKTALDDNQRANLNMNGQEIIDNLGQLKTRISDRYEAYRRDHPEVEESHQRALQAQIEYEGSQSIQLPSVPDDRERKDKALQEAQDRATKLSDELVQLHMNDPNLRARANIPFATEKAIESARRAAWGPRERPPHSQPLSSRNSDEVLRERTTRALALKSAVAAAATKSAPAYVPMPAPPRSSPYSVDYPTTRHNATAAQTSLGMPVASPVVNPRRGRPPSFVGPHVMPLESPTKFDTGDTTDTETSLAPTRTPSRSTFYPPPVTTSTFSSMPRPDNPVNYPQLMSQHQKTQGYAPSDHPLLSPTHNSTFSIPQPINYPHLQRPPMTPSYRSRSPFAPPRPPLPTPVVSTPVPTTAPSTTSNLPGLKTVILPRSCLARFLGIAGVNTSRNRETCGLLLGREVRGKYVVSTLLIPKQHSTSDTCTMDEEELVMEFTEERGLITLGWIHTHPTQSCFMSSVDLHTHCAFQLMLPESFAVVCAPRSTPNFGIFRLTDPPGLSLISNCKVKEAFHPHPDHPIYTDADKGHVQMRDAALEIVDLRD, encoded by the exons ATggcatcctcctcctcctcatcgtccaACTACCTGCAGAGAACGCCTTCCAGCATTGCTGAACTAGCTCAGAAAGCCCGTAACAACCCCTTACGAGAGAATCAAAGCCTCAAATACTACCTCAAGCATGCAGAGAGTAATCGAAGGGAAGCTTTCAAGTTCGCTGAAGCGGGAGATCTAGAGTCTGCATTTATCTTCTTTGCGAGGACAGCGTCTTTGGTGTTGGAAACGCTACCCTCACACCCGGATTATAAGACGGCGTTGGATGATAACCAGAGGGCAAATCTGAATATG AATGGACAAGAGATTATTGACAACCTTGGACAGCTGAAAACACGAATCAGCGATCGTTACGAGGCATACAGGAGAGACCATCCAGAGGTAGAAGAATCTCACCAACGAGCATTGCAAGCTCAAATCGAGTATGAAGGATCTCAGAGTATTCAGTTACCGTCCGTTCCAGATGATCGAGAACGGAAAGACAAAGCTTTGCAGGAAGCTCAGGACAGGGCAACAAAACTTAGCGACGAACTCGTTCAACTTCACATGAACGATCCCAACCTCCGTGCGAGAGCTAACATTCCATTTGCGACGGAGAAGGCTATAGAATCTGCGAGGAGAGCAGCTTGGGGTCCGAGAGAAAGGCCGCCTCATTCTCAGCCATTGTCATCGAGGAATTCGGACGAAGTATTGCGGGAACGCACTACTAGGGCTCTTGCTCTCAAAAGTGCAGTCGCCGCGGCTGCTACGAAGAGTGCACCTGCTTATGTTCCTATGCCAGCCCCACCAAGGAGCTCGCCGTACTCGGTTGACTATCCAACGACGCGGCACAACGCCACTGCGGCACAGACATCTCTCGGTATGCCTGTTGCATCCCCAGTTGTAAACCCTCGTCGGGGGCGACCTCCGTCGTTTGTCGGCCCGCATGTGATGCCTTTGGAGAGTCCGACGAAATTTGATACCGGAGACACGACAGATACGGAAACATCACTTGCACCGACCAGGACACCGTctcgaag CACATTCTACCCACCTCCCGTCACTACGTCTACCTTCTCCTCGATGCCTCGGCCAGACAATCCAGTAAATTACCCTCAGCTCATGTCACAACACCAGAAGACTCAAGGATACGCACCATCCGATCATCCTCTCCTGTCACCGACACATAATAGTACATTTTCGATACCCCAGCCCATCAATTACCCGCACCTTCAACGCCCACCAATGACTCCTTCATATCGTTCACGATCACCGTTTGCACCACCTCGACCCCCTCTACCTACACCCGTTGTGAGCACCCCCGTTCCAACGACGGCCCCTTCCACTACCAGCAATCTCCCCGGTCTCAAAACCGTCATCCTCCCACGCTCCTGTCTTGCTCGCTTCCTCGGCATCGCTGGTGTCAACACGAGCCGGAACAGGGAAACCTGCGGGTTGTTATTGGGCCGCGAAGTGCGCGGCAAGTATGTTGTGTCGACGCTTTTGATTCCAAAGCAGCACTCGACGAGTGATACGTGTACTATGGATGAGGAGGAACTAGTCATGGAGTTTACGGAGGAGAGGGGGCTGATTACGCTTGGTTGGATTCATACGCATCCTACGCAGAGTT GCTTTATGTCTTCCGTAGACCTCCACACCCACTGCGCCTTCCAACTGATGCTACCAGAATCGTTCGCGGTCGTGTGTGCACCTAGGTCCACTCCGAATTTTGGGATCTTTAGGTTGACGGATCCGCCGGGGTTGAGTTTGATAAGTAATTGTAAGGTGAAGGAGGCGTTTCATCCGCACCCGGATCATCCGATCTATACT GATGCGGATAAGGGACATGTGCAGATGAGAGATGCAGCGTTGGAGATCGTGGATTTGAGagattga